One genomic segment of Salinibacter sp. 10B includes these proteins:
- a CDS encoding site-specific integrase has protein sequence MTDQPSSSSGNPSENNEPGELAPPPLSEIGKDGPRLGDGPDEGSESGSGLGGETEALEDPERLRELQESLGRLEDFAAQAQAENTIRAYAADLEDFRHWCKKMGREWLPAEPKTIGLYLGARADELSLATLERRLAAIASLHKEEGHESPASVAEGPLRKIWKGIVREKTRQQDGAPPLMVEDLKSIIEHLPRYSNSDDGPTGRLTLTSLRDRALLLVGWTGALRRSELVALTIEDVQFIEGEGVNVYIRKSKSDQEAEGLVNGLPYGSNKETCPVTALRQWIQAAEKEVEGPFEGDIFRRFYRGESIGESAMTAQYVSKVLKRHAESAGLDSEEYSAHSLRAGFITQAIRAGKPERRVKEHSGHASWETFNQYVEEAGTFQDNPAEGIGL, from the coding sequence ATGACCGACCAGCCCAGCTCCTCCAGCGGGAATCCGTCGGAGAACAACGAGCCCGGCGAACTCGCCCCGCCGCCCCTCTCTGAGATCGGAAAAGATGGCCCGCGTTTGGGGGACGGACCGGATGAAGGCTCTGAGAGCGGCTCCGGCCTCGGCGGAGAAACCGAAGCGTTGGAAGACCCCGAGCGCCTGCGCGAGCTGCAGGAGAGCCTCGGCCGTTTGGAGGACTTCGCCGCCCAGGCCCAGGCGGAGAACACGATCCGGGCCTACGCCGCGGACCTGGAGGACTTTCGCCACTGGTGCAAAAAAATGGGTCGGGAATGGCTGCCGGCCGAGCCGAAAACGATCGGTTTGTATCTCGGCGCGCGGGCCGATGAGCTCAGCCTCGCGACGCTAGAACGACGTCTTGCGGCAATTGCCTCCCTCCACAAAGAAGAAGGCCACGAGTCGCCAGCGTCGGTGGCCGAAGGTCCATTAAGGAAAATCTGGAAAGGCATCGTTCGGGAGAAGACCCGTCAGCAAGATGGTGCCCCTCCCCTTATGGTCGAAGACTTGAAGTCGATTATTGAGCACCTCCCCCGTTACTCGAACTCGGACGATGGTCCAACAGGCAGGCTAACATTAACCTCTTTGCGCGACCGGGCGCTCCTTTTGGTCGGGTGGACCGGGGCGCTCCGCCGGAGCGAGCTGGTGGCCCTGACCATCGAAGATGTTCAGTTCATTGAGGGCGAGGGCGTGAACGTGTACATTCGGAAGTCGAAAAGCGATCAGGAGGCGGAGGGACTGGTCAACGGCCTTCCCTACGGCTCAAACAAGGAGACCTGTCCCGTTACTGCACTCCGGCAATGGATACAAGCCGCTGAGAAGGAAGTCGAGGGGCCGTTTGAAGGGGATATCTTCCGACGCTTCTACCGGGGCGAATCCATCGGCGAGAGCGCGATGACGGCCCAGTACGTCTCAAAGGTCTTGAAACGACACGCCGAAAGCGCCGGCCTGGACTCGGAGGAATACTCGGCCCACTCCCTTCGGGCGGGCTTTATCACGCAGGCGATCCGCGCCGGGAAACCTGAGCGGCGCGTCAAAGAGCACTCCGGGCACGCCTCGTGGGAGACGTTTAACCAGTACGTCGAGGAGGCGGGGACCTTTCAGGACAATCCGGCGGAGGGGATTGGGCTTTGA
- a CDS encoding AAA family ATPase, with product MILSRIALKNFGCFQDFELSDLNRLSVVIGENDAGKTVLLNAIEVLLTDGVFESDRHPRRTVEGSVAEEVIVEGEFTLESHDGVPEEFRSGPENNTLLVRKQFEGDNVQTFVKGRGYSDERLDKFETFKRPKQRDILKDYDVSPEGKEEDRLARREKIVKQGKAEHEWKILPTSFSRLEDHLPDLEKTSATNYRSPNRMVRSTLKRVAATVVAPEDEDGKPKEREDLQPIRDDIEERLNEEIRKAKDELLRQHSRMQSVGVEPEIDFTSVVEDVSLTVDLGDGEKRIESFGEGTKKRIWMGLLEWDREATSESARESVIRLYDEPDLNLHYEAQRRLFENVSGLAQDKKAKTQCFVCTHSVFFIDRASPESINLIEIDDQNQRSATYIRGTGDDSEGTHTAVDFFDQVGRAVGLSNTSLLYEKGFLVVEGPSEDEALPVLYNKLFGSTPSRDGLQIVNLRTCGAWKSVLSVLLKNRLEMTHLLLDSDCTSSDSLLTLTPEALEEDTQIDCPDGLFENQTTFIGTQEFEDAFANAVYVRALNDDFPRANGEGWNADHIQALREEKKFSKALQDKVYGEVRPQLRNDVRKPQIARSVARHCHTEEIPGAIVNAFGSLRETAGID from the coding sequence GTTTGAGTCCGACCGACACCCTCGCCGGACAGTCGAAGGATCGGTCGCAGAAGAGGTTATCGTCGAAGGGGAGTTCACTCTCGAGTCCCACGATGGAGTGCCCGAAGAATTCAGGTCGGGGCCTGAGAATAATACCCTACTTGTTCGGAAGCAGTTTGAAGGCGATAACGTTCAGACCTTCGTGAAAGGACGGGGATACAGCGATGAGCGTTTGGATAAGTTTGAGACGTTTAAGAGACCGAAGCAACGAGACATTCTAAAGGACTACGATGTGAGTCCGGAAGGTAAGGAAGAGGATCGACTTGCCCGGCGTGAGAAGATTGTCAAACAGGGGAAGGCAGAGCACGAGTGGAAAATCCTTCCTACCTCATTTTCCAGATTGGAGGATCACCTTCCCGATTTGGAAAAGACTTCCGCAACCAATTATCGCTCTCCGAATCGGATGGTGCGATCGACTCTGAAGCGGGTAGCAGCGACTGTTGTTGCACCAGAAGACGAAGATGGAAAGCCCAAAGAGCGAGAGGATTTACAGCCGATCCGGGACGATATCGAAGAACGATTGAATGAGGAAATACGAAAGGCGAAAGACGAACTTCTACGTCAGCATTCACGGATGCAATCGGTAGGAGTCGAGCCGGAAATCGACTTCACAAGCGTGGTTGAAGATGTCAGCTTGACGGTCGATTTAGGCGATGGGGAGAAGCGCATCGAATCCTTCGGAGAGGGTACCAAAAAGCGAATCTGGATGGGGCTCTTGGAATGGGATCGCGAGGCCACAAGTGAGAGTGCAAGAGAGAGCGTGATTAGGCTGTACGACGAGCCAGACCTGAATCTTCATTATGAAGCACAGAGACGTCTATTCGAAAACGTATCGGGTCTTGCTCAGGACAAGAAGGCCAAAACCCAGTGCTTTGTCTGTACACACTCGGTGTTCTTTATAGACCGTGCTTCTCCTGAAAGCATCAATCTGATCGAGATCGATGATCAAAACCAGCGCAGTGCTACATACATCAGAGGAACTGGAGACGATAGTGAAGGGACGCACACAGCTGTGGACTTCTTCGACCAAGTGGGCCGAGCAGTTGGCCTATCCAACACATCTCTCCTATACGAAAAGGGATTTCTTGTCGTCGAAGGGCCAAGTGAAGATGAGGCGCTTCCAGTTCTCTACAATAAGCTCTTCGGGAGCACTCCTAGCCGCGATGGACTTCAAATTGTGAATCTACGTACCTGTGGGGCATGGAAGTCCGTTTTGAGTGTTCTCCTTAAGAATCGCCTTGAGATGACACATCTTCTTCTCGATTCAGACTGTACGAGTTCTGACTCGCTTCTCACCCTAACGCCGGAGGCTCTAGAAGAAGATACCCAAATAGACTGTCCTGATGGCCTATTCGAGAACCAGACCACTTTCATAGGCACACAAGAGTTTGAAGACGCTTTCGCCAATGCGGTCTACGTGCGTGCGCTCAATGATGACTTTCCACGGGCGAATGGAGAAGGATGGAATGCCGATCATATCCAGGCCCTGCGTGAAGAGAAAAAATTTTCTAAGGCGCTGCAGGATAAAGTATATGGTGAGGTCAGGCCTCAGTTGAGAAACGACGTCCGGAAACCGCAAATAGCCCGTTCCGTCGCTCGGCATTGCCATACGGAGGAGATTCCAGGCGCGATAGTTAATGCGTTTGGTTCGCTTAGAGAAACGGCCGGGATCGACTGA
- a CDS encoding porin family protein, whose translation MKKVSAVLVILFMSCGSVAAQGIDLGIRGGANFATFRGDTNTLSQQVVGNQGSSDFGRKIGLRVGGFLRFGITEAFSIRPEVTYSQKGTTFEGSASGVINGQSVTVEFEATSSYDYLDIPVLAEYVIPTSGQLQPYLFAGPSLGFSINAETEADLTARSAGQSVSETNTSDDDVESTDLGAVLGGGVSYALQSGNTIFLDIRYNPSFTSLDSEGDADIQNDVISVGVGYSFSLQ comes from the coding sequence ATGAAGAAGGTATCAGCCGTTCTCGTCATCCTGTTCATGTCATGCGGATCGGTGGCGGCTCAAGGAATCGATTTGGGCATCCGGGGAGGAGCCAACTTTGCCACGTTTCGGGGAGACACAAATACGCTCAGTCAGCAGGTTGTGGGAAATCAGGGATCGTCGGACTTTGGTCGAAAAATTGGACTGCGTGTGGGAGGCTTCCTTCGGTTTGGCATCACGGAAGCCTTCTCGATTCGGCCGGAGGTAACGTACTCTCAGAAAGGGACAACTTTCGAAGGGTCAGCCTCAGGAGTAATAAACGGGCAGTCGGTTACAGTCGAATTTGAGGCCACATCGTCGTACGATTACCTCGATATCCCTGTGCTTGCTGAATACGTGATTCCAACGAGCGGTCAACTTCAGCCCTATCTTTTCGCAGGGCCGTCACTAGGGTTTTCGATAAATGCGGAGACCGAGGCAGATCTCACGGCGCGCTCGGCGGGCCAATCGGTATCTGAAACTAATACGTCCGACGACGACGTGGAAAGTACTGACCTTGGTGCTGTGCTCGGTGGTGGGGTATCGTACGCCCTCCAGTCAGGAAATACGATATTCTTGGACATTCGGTACAACCCGAGCTTTACGTCCCTTGATTCTGAGGGCGACGCGGATATTCAGAACGATGTGATTAGCGTCGGGGTAGGATACTCCTTCTCTCTACAGTAG